In Streptomyces sp. ITFR-16, the sequence CACTCCGAACGATGAGGTCGAGTTGTCGCTGGTCGCGGGCGCTGGACGAGGGCGCAGGGCCGGCTGATGCCGACCGCGGTGGCGTTGCTGTCCTGCCCCGTGAGCGGCAGTTCCGCCTTCTGTACGAGGGGGAGGGAGGGAGGGAGGTGGCCGGTTGGTGCGTCACGGCCACCGCTTCAGGAAAACACACCAGAACAATAAATGCAACAACTCTACTTTTGGAGCAACGCTACTATTGGAGTATGGTGGGCGCATGCCCGACACCACCGCACAGAACAACGCCGCACCAACCCTCGTCGGCCGCCGCGAACGCAAGAAGGCGGCCACTCGGCAGGCCATCGCCGATGCCGCCCTGCGCTTGTTCCTGGAACGTGGCTACAACAACGTCGGCATCCGAGAGATCGCCGATGCTGCGGACGTATCGACCGCCACCCTGTTCAAGCACTTCGCAGTCAAGGAAGCACTCGTCTTCGACCGCGAGGCCGACCTCGAATCCGGCCTCCTGGCCGCCGTGCGCGAGCGCCCCGCAGGACAGTCCGTCCCCGACGCCCTGCGTGAGCACGCCCTCCACCATCGACGATCAGGACCCGATGCTGATCCACGCTTCTCCACCTTCCTCGACCTGGTCAACAGC encodes:
- a CDS encoding helix-turn-helix domain-containing protein, whose translation is MPDTTAQNNAAPTLVGRRERKKAATRQAIADAALRLFLERGYNNVGIREIADAADVSTATLFKHFAVKEALVFDREADLESGLLAAVRERPAGQSVPDALREHALHHRRSGPDADPRFSTFLDLVNSTPALRDYHQAMWLRHTAALASAIAEDDGLPADDPSCTALAHFALEAPHAARTHSDPDQVVTAAFDLLDHGWHALTRRRSEGTRAH